From the Caballeronia sp. NK8 genome, one window contains:
- a CDS encoding transposase — MVLFDDLRDNEWALVEALFCSEPARSERRGRPRVEARAVVNAVLWVLSTGEGWSKLPGRYPSPPTCRRRFDEWQADGTLAEIVKRLSSNGREVSLRGRIGSSAAKPPAPPSRDRLRGAFWTNPESWRAPAKMA, encoded by the coding sequence ATGGTGCTGTTCGACGATTTGAGAGATAACGAGTGGGCGCTAGTTGAGGCGTTGTTCTGTTCCGAGCCGGCGCGTAGCGAGCGGCGCGGACGGCCGCGCGTCGAGGCGCGAGCCGTGGTCAACGCGGTGTTGTGGGTGCTGTCGACGGGCGAAGGCTGGTCGAAGCTGCCCGGACGCTATCCGTCGCCGCCGACCTGCCGCCGTCGCTTTGACGAGTGGCAAGCGGACGGCACGCTGGCCGAGATCGTGAAGCGCCTTTCCAGCAACGGCCGTGAAGTGTCGTTGCGCGGGCGCATCGGTTCGAGCGCCGCGAAGCCGCCGGCACCGCCGAGCCGCGATCGCCTGCGCGGCGCATTCTGGACCAACCCGGAATCGTGGCGCGCGCCGGCCAAGATGGCCTGA
- the infB gene encoding translation initiation factor IF-2 → MASNNVAQFAAELKMPAGVLLEQLQAAGVQKASANDDLSETDKARLLDHLRKSHGSADADKRKITLTRRHTSEIKQSDATGKARTIQVEVRKKRVFVKRDEAGLEQAEAAPNHVEEPEVDEAELQRREEEARHAAEQLEREERELKERQARLEAEEAERRSREEAAEAERRKQEEEAARRAAAAAQAAEISRAAQAARQEVRAQVTAEAKQDTKQNDDAQRAAAEKAAEEKAASERAAQREAAKKAEEDARAATEKARLEQEAIAKRRAAAEAEARAIREMMNTPRKAQVKAPEPAPAPKPAEAAKAAEAKGTLHKPAKPEGAQAARPAAKKPAAGAAAPASTAPAGAGDKKKAGGKGGWQQDDASKRRGIKTRGDSSGGVDRGWRGGPKGRGKHQEQTTFQAPTEPIIREVHVPETISVADLAHKMSVKASEVIKVMMKLGQMVTINQVLDQETAMIVVEELGHRAVAAKLDDPEALLVEGETTEETAEKLPRPPVVTVMGHVDHGKTSLLDYIRRAKVAAGEAGGITQHIGAYHVETPRGVITFLDTPGHEAFTAMRARGAKATDIVILVVAADDGVMPQTKEAIAHAKAGGVPIVVAINKIDKPEANSERVKQELVAEGVVPEEYGGDSPFIEVSAKTGRGIDDLLENVSLQAEVLELTAPVDAPAKGLVIEAKLDKGKGPVATILVQSGTLNRGDVVLAGSAYGRVRAMLDETGKPTKTAGPSIPVEIQGLSEVPAAGEEVIVLPDERKAREIALFRQGKFRDVKLAKQQAAKLENMLEQMGEGEVQNLPLIVKADVQGSQEALVQSLQKLSTNEVRVQIVHSAVGAISESDVNLATASKAVIIGFNTRADAQARKLAESNGIDIRYYNIIYDAVDEVKAAMSGMLAPEKRETVTGTVEVRQVIRVPKVGLIAGCMVTDGVVKRSSSVRVIRNNVVIHTGELDSLKRFKDDVKEVRQGFECGMSIKNFSDIVEGDQFEVFEVTEVARTL, encoded by the coding sequence ATGGCGAGTAACAACGTAGCCCAATTTGCCGCGGAACTCAAAATGCCTGCGGGCGTCCTGCTCGAGCAGTTGCAGGCGGCTGGCGTCCAGAAAGCGAGCGCGAACGACGACCTGTCTGAAACGGACAAGGCGCGTCTGCTCGATCATTTGCGCAAGTCGCACGGTTCCGCCGACGCCGACAAGCGCAAGATCACTTTGACCCGCCGGCATACGTCGGAAATCAAGCAATCTGACGCAACGGGTAAAGCTCGCACCATTCAGGTCGAGGTGCGCAAGAAGCGTGTGTTCGTGAAGCGCGACGAAGCCGGTCTGGAACAGGCCGAAGCGGCGCCGAACCACGTCGAAGAGCCGGAAGTCGACGAGGCCGAACTGCAGCGCCGCGAGGAAGAAGCGCGTCATGCCGCCGAGCAGCTCGAGCGCGAAGAGCGCGAGCTGAAGGAGCGTCAGGCGCGTCTCGAAGCCGAGGAAGCCGAGCGCCGTTCCCGCGAGGAAGCGGCCGAAGCCGAACGTCGCAAGCAGGAAGAAGAAGCGGCGCGCCGTGCGGCGGCTGCCGCTCAGGCGGCGGAAATCTCGCGTGCGGCACAGGCCGCGCGTCAGGAAGTGCGCGCCCAGGTCACGGCGGAAGCCAAGCAGGACACGAAGCAGAACGACGACGCGCAGCGCGCAGCCGCCGAAAAGGCAGCGGAAGAAAAGGCTGCGAGCGAGCGTGCAGCGCAGCGCGAAGCCGCCAAAAAGGCGGAGGAAGACGCGCGCGCGGCGACCGAGAAGGCACGCCTCGAACAGGAAGCCATCGCGAAGCGCCGTGCGGCCGCCGAGGCCGAAGCACGCGCGATCCGCGAAATGATGAACACGCCGCGCAAGGCGCAGGTGAAGGCGCCGGAACCCGCGCCCGCACCGAAGCCGGCGGAAGCGGCGAAGGCCGCTGAAGCGAAGGGCACGTTGCACAAGCCCGCGAAGCCGGAAGGCGCGCAGGCGGCACGTCCCGCAGCGAAGAAGCCGGCTGCAGGCGCGGCTGCGCCCGCATCGACGGCTCCGGCTGGCGCTGGCGACAAGAAGAAGGCTGGCGGCAAGGGCGGCTGGCAGCAGGACGACGCATCGAAGCGGCGCGGCATCAAGACGCGCGGCGACAGCAGCGGCGGTGTCGATCGCGGCTGGCGCGGCGGCCCGAAGGGTCGCGGCAAGCATCAGGAACAGACCACGTTCCAGGCGCCGACCGAGCCGATCATCCGTGAAGTGCACGTCCCGGAAACCATTTCGGTGGCGGACCTCGCGCACAAGATGTCGGTGAAGGCTTCGGAAGTCATCAAGGTGATGATGAAGCTCGGCCAGATGGTCACGATCAACCAGGTGCTGGATCAGGAAACGGCGATGATCGTCGTCGAGGAACTGGGCCATCGTGCGGTCGCGGCGAAGCTGGACGATCCGGAAGCGCTGCTCGTCGAAGGCGAAACCACCGAGGAAACGGCGGAGAAGCTGCCGCGTCCGCCGGTCGTCACCGTCATGGGTCACGTCGACCACGGCAAGACCTCGCTGCTGGATTACATCCGTCGCGCGAAAGTGGCGGCGGGCGAAGCGGGCGGCATCACGCAGCATATCGGCGCGTATCACGTCGAAACGCCGCGCGGCGTCATCACCTTCCTCGACACGCCGGGTCACGAGGCCTTTACGGCCATGCGTGCGCGCGGTGCGAAGGCAACCGACATCGTCATTCTGGTCGTCGCGGCCGATGACGGCGTGATGCCGCAGACGAAGGAAGCGATCGCCCACGCGAAGGCGGGCGGCGTGCCGATCGTCGTTGCGATCAACAAGATCGACAAGCCGGAAGCGAACTCCGAGCGCGTGAAGCAGGAGCTGGTCGCGGAAGGCGTGGTGCCGGAAGAGTACGGCGGCGATTCGCCGTTCATCGAAGTGTCGGCGAAGACCGGCCGCGGTATCGACGATCTGCTGGAAAACGTCTCGCTGCAGGCCGAAGTGCTGGAACTGACCGCACCGGTCGACGCGCCCGCCAAGGGCCTCGTGATCGAAGCCAAGCTCGACAAGGGCAAGGGTCCGGTCGCGACCATTCTGGTGCAATCGGGCACGCTGAACCGCGGCGACGTGGTTCTCGCGGGCAGCGCCTACGGCCGCGTTCGCGCGATGCTGGACGAAACCGGCAAGCCGACGAAGACCGCTGGTCCGTCGATCCCGGTGGAAATCCAGGGTCTTTCGGAAGTGCCGGCGGCGGGCGAGGAAGTGATCGTGCTGCCGGACGAGCGCAAGGCGCGCGAAATCGCGCTGTTCCGTCAGGGCAAGTTCCGCGACGTCAAGCTGGCCAAGCAGCAGGCCGCGAAGCTCGAGAACATGCTCGAGCAGATGGGCGAAGGCGAAGTGCAGAACCTGCCGCTCATCGTCAAGGCGGACGTGCAGGGCTCGCAGGAAGCGCTGGTGCAATCGCTGCAGAAGCTGTCGACCAACGAAGTGCGCGTGCAGATCGTGCACAGCGCGGTCGGCGCGATCAGCGAATCGGACGTCAACCTGGCGACGGCGTCGAAGGCGGTCATCATCGGCTTCAACACGCGTGCGGATGCGCAAGCCCGCAAGCTGGCCGAGTCGAACGGCATCGACATCCGCTACTACAACATCATCTACGACGCTGTGGATGAGGTGAAGGCGGCGATGTCCGGCATGCTCGCGCCGGAGAAGCGCGAGACGGTGACGGGCACGGTCGAGGTGCGTCAGGTGATTCGCGTGCCGAAGGTCGGCCTCATCGCCGGTTGTATGGTGACGGACGGCGTGGTGAAGCGTTCCTCGTCGGTGCGCGTGATCCGCAACAACGTCGTGATCCATACGGGCGAGCTGGATTCGCTCAAACGCTTCAAGGACGACGTCAAGGAAGTGCGTCAGGGCTTCGAATGCGGTATGTCGATCAAGAACTTCAGCGATATCGTCGAAGGCGATCAGTTCGAAGTCTTCGAAGTGACGGAAGTGGCTCGCACGCTGTAA
- the rimP gene encoding ribosome maturation factor RimP, with product MQLTELIETTVSGLGYELVDLERSGGGMLRIYIDQPAGIAIEDCEKVTRQLQYLLEVENIDYDRLEVSSPGLDRPLKKLADFERFAGSEVSITLKKPLDGRKSFRGILHAPDGEKIGLEFEGKDGAAMLDFTLADLDKARLVPKVDFRSRKQ from the coding sequence GTGCAACTGACGGAATTGATAGAAACCACGGTCTCGGGCCTTGGCTACGAGCTTGTCGATCTCGAGCGTTCGGGAGGCGGCATGCTGCGTATATATATCGACCAGCCGGCTGGTATCGCCATCGAAGACTGCGAGAAGGTCACACGTCAGCTCCAATACTTGCTCGAAGTCGAAAATATCGATTACGACCGGCTCGAAGTATCGTCGCCGGGACTCGATCGTCCGCTCAAGAAACTGGCGGATTTCGAGCGCTTCGCGGGGAGCGAAGTCTCCATCACGCTGAAAAAGCCGCTGGACGGGCGCAAGTCGTTCCGTGGCATCTTGCATGCGCCGGACGGCGAAAAGATCGGATTGGAATTTGAAGGGAAGGACGGCGCCGCGATGCTCGATTTCACGCTCGCGGACCTCGATAAGGCACGTCTCGTTCCCAAGGTTGATTTTAGGAGCCGCAAACAATGA
- the rluB gene encoding 23S rRNA pseudouridine(2605) synthase RluB has product MTHSHDSDSPESARPVHAADAPESADAGERTRTDRADEGAEGDDRPRRGLRRGPRSLIARRRAVAKTKGTEGAPAAPDAVNETPPDGVVAAQVRAPRKEPAARPRKTEGANPRGRKNARAETGETPVEATDEAVPQAAAPAPREGGRRKSPQPPKRGKRSDAGPATVESAAAAAVDDVFAYVTSPAFDADNGSGVRAPMLRRGRNAPQQKRVLEPDDDAPKLHKVLADAGMGSRRDMEELIIAGRVSVNGEPAHIGQRIMPSDQVRINGKPLKRKLASKPPRILLYHKPTGEIVSHADPEGRPSVFDKLPSMKTAKWLAVGRLDFNTEGLLLLTTSGDLANRFMHPRYSVEREYAVRVVGQLSEGMKQKLLKGVELDDGPANFLRIQDGGGEGTNHWYHVALAEGRNREVRRMFEAAGLMVSRLIRTRHGPIALPRGLKRGRWEELEDNQVRSLMESVGLKLPTAEKGARSSAPRVQPDPMQTSMGFITREPVLSSHSRMTQQQTPGRGGRRGQPGGVAGGFGLGGMGGFSGNAGAGNAGGMGRRGGREANGNRVGGNETTGNRANGGRPGPRGPRPQGAPQGVGGAGKRAAGGGNAPRGNRQGGAQQGAGQGKAGGGANRGTRNRSRGR; this is encoded by the coding sequence TTGACACACTCCCACGACAGCGATTCGCCTGAATCCGCGCGCCCCGTGCACGCCGCGGACGCACCTGAGTCGGCCGACGCCGGCGAACGCACGCGCACCGACCGCGCCGATGAAGGCGCCGAGGGCGACGACCGTCCGCGCCGCGGACTTCGCCGCGGGCCGCGCAGTCTGATCGCACGGCGTCGCGCTGTCGCGAAGACCAAGGGTACCGAAGGCGCGCCGGCCGCGCCGGATGCCGTGAACGAAACGCCGCCCGATGGCGTCGTCGCAGCGCAGGTGCGTGCGCCGCGCAAGGAGCCGGCCGCCAGGCCGCGCAAGACCGAAGGGGCGAATCCGCGTGGCCGCAAGAACGCGCGCGCCGAGACTGGCGAGACCCCTGTCGAAGCAACCGATGAAGCAGTGCCGCAAGCCGCCGCGCCCGCGCCGCGCGAAGGCGGCCGACGCAAGAGTCCGCAGCCACCCAAGCGCGGCAAGCGCAGCGACGCGGGGCCCGCGACGGTCGAGAGTGCGGCCGCTGCCGCCGTCGACGACGTCTTCGCCTACGTGACTTCGCCGGCGTTCGACGCCGACAACGGTTCCGGCGTGCGCGCTCCGATGCTGCGACGCGGCCGCAACGCCCCGCAGCAGAAGCGCGTGCTGGAACCGGACGACGACGCCCCGAAGCTGCACAAGGTGCTCGCCGACGCGGGCATGGGCTCGCGCCGCGACATGGAAGAATTGATCATCGCCGGGCGCGTCTCGGTGAACGGCGAGCCGGCGCACATCGGTCAGCGCATCATGCCGTCGGATCAGGTGCGTATCAACGGCAAGCCGCTCAAGCGCAAGCTCGCGAGCAAGCCGCCGCGCATCCTGCTCTATCACAAGCCGACGGGCGAGATCGTCAGCCACGCGGACCCGGAAGGCCGTCCGTCCGTGTTCGACAAACTGCCGTCGATGAAAACGGCCAAGTGGCTCGCGGTCGGGCGCCTGGACTTCAACACGGAAGGCCTGCTGCTGCTCACGACTTCGGGCGACCTGGCGAACCGCTTCATGCATCCGCGCTACAGCGTCGAGCGTGAATACGCGGTGCGCGTGGTCGGCCAGTTGTCGGAGGGGATGAAGCAGAAGCTCCTGAAGGGCGTCGAACTCGATGACGGCCCCGCCAACTTCCTGCGCATTCAGGACGGCGGCGGCGAAGGCACGAATCACTGGTATCACGTCGCGCTGGCTGAAGGCCGCAATCGCGAAGTGCGTCGCATGTTCGAGGCGGCGGGGCTGATGGTGAGCCGCCTGATCCGTACGCGTCACGGCCCGATCGCGCTGCCGCGCGGCCTGAAGCGCGGCCGCTGGGAAGAGCTCGAGGACAATCAGGTGCGCAGCCTGATGGAGTCGGTCGGTCTGAAGCTGCCGACGGCCGAGAAGGGCGCACGCAGTTCCGCGCCGCGCGTGCAACCCGACCCGATGCAGACGTCGATGGGCTTCATCACGCGCGAGCCGGTGCTGAGCTCGCACTCGCGCATGACGCAGCAGCAGACGCCGGGACGTGGCGGGCGGCGCGGCCAGCCGGGCGGCGTGGCCGGCGGTTTCGGGCTCGGCGGCATGGGTGGATTCAGCGGCAACGCGGGCGCCGGCAATGCCGGCGGCATGGGGCGTCGCGGCGGGCGCGAGGCGAACGGCAATCGTGTCGGCGGCAACGAGACGACCGGCAATCGCGCGAACGGCGGCCGTCCGGGTCCGCGCGGTCCGCGTCCGCAAGGCGCGCCGCAGGGCGTGGGTGGCGCGGGCAAGCGCGCCGCGGGCGGTGGCAACGCACCGCGCGGTAATCGCCAGGGCGGCGCGCAGCAGGGCGCCGGACAAGGCAAGGCCGGCGGCGGCGCCAATCGTGGCACGCGCAATCGCTCGCGCGGCCGCTGA
- a CDS encoding LysR family transcriptional regulator yields the protein MNVTLRQLRVFIEVSRLRSFSRAGDEIGLTQSAVSRCVRELEGEIGLKLIDRTTREVQLTDVGVNLVGTVSRLLADLDEALREVRDLGQQRRGRVIVAASPTVACRLMPRVLASCLRQFPLINLSLRDDVQSDVLRKVKSGEVDFGVVIGPFSSDELHGEPVMTDSFCLVVRRDHRLGRETAASWEALAGERLVMLDYASGSRPIIDAVMQEHGVEAHVVQELGHSATVFGLVEAGVGVSVLPWLALPLPADSSLVALPLEPRAERTVELVRRRDRSLSPAAESVWSLIASLPARAEDLG from the coding sequence TTGAACGTGACGTTGCGGCAGCTGCGCGTCTTCATCGAGGTATCGAGACTACGCAGCTTCAGCCGCGCGGGCGATGAGATTGGTCTGACGCAATCGGCGGTGAGCCGCTGCGTCCGCGAACTGGAAGGGGAAATCGGCCTCAAGCTGATCGACCGGACTACGCGCGAAGTCCAGTTGACGGATGTCGGCGTGAATCTCGTTGGCACCGTGTCGCGCCTTTTGGCGGATCTCGACGAAGCGCTGCGCGAAGTCCGCGATCTCGGGCAGCAGCGCCGCGGACGCGTGATCGTCGCAGCGAGCCCGACCGTTGCATGCCGGCTGATGCCGCGTGTGCTCGCGTCGTGCCTGCGGCAGTTTCCTCTGATCAATCTGAGTCTGCGCGACGACGTTCAGTCCGACGTGCTGCGCAAGGTCAAGTCTGGCGAAGTCGATTTCGGCGTGGTGATCGGCCCGTTTTCCTCGGATGAGCTGCACGGCGAGCCCGTGATGACCGATTCCTTCTGTCTCGTCGTGCGGCGCGACCATCGGCTCGGGCGCGAGACCGCGGCGTCGTGGGAGGCGCTCGCCGGCGAGCGGCTCGTGATGCTCGACTACGCATCCGGCAGCCGGCCGATCATCGACGCCGTGATGCAGGAGCACGGCGTCGAGGCGCATGTGGTGCAGGAGCTCGGCCATTCGGCGACGGTATTCGGGCTCGTCGAGGCGGGCGTTGGCGTGAGCGTGCTGCCCTGGCTCGCGCTGCCTTTGCCGGCGGATTCGTCGCTGGTCGCGCTGCCGCTCGAACCGCGCGCCGAGCGGACCGTGGAACTGGTGCGTCGGCGCGATCGTTCGCTGTCGCCCGCGGCGGAGTCGGTCTGGTCGCTGATCGCGTCGCTGCCCGCGCGTGCGGAAGACCTCGGATGA
- a CDS encoding YdcF family protein, translated as MAALAWAIGAGWLATPLLDLAQHGYRQTDMPAFAPNTTIVLMGGGTDRSGPELVPKHNAIRRIAAVATLYRQCRQTGASCKVILSGGDPQRHGQAEADNYAPYVLAEGIAPGDLVRENQSLNTYENARNVAAILGAAHDNRLIVVTSAYHMRRSMRAFEAFGYTPAPYVSDVRSYRATFFPRIRGFTNSELAMHELVGLARFDVYRWLHLY; from the coding sequence GTGGCGGCGCTTGCGTGGGCCATCGGCGCGGGCTGGCTGGCGACTCCCCTGCTCGACCTCGCCCAACATGGCTATCGTCAGACGGACATGCCGGCATTCGCGCCCAACACGACGATCGTGCTGATGGGCGGCGGCACGGATCGCAGCGGCCCGGAACTCGTCCCGAAGCACAACGCGATACGGCGCATCGCCGCCGTGGCGACGCTGTACCGGCAGTGCCGCCAGACCGGCGCCTCGTGCAAGGTGATCCTGAGCGGCGGCGATCCGCAGCGCCACGGTCAGGCCGAAGCCGATAACTACGCACCTTACGTGCTCGCTGAAGGCATCGCGCCCGGCGATCTCGTGCGCGAGAACCAGAGCCTCAATACCTACGAGAACGCACGCAACGTGGCCGCCATTCTGGGCGCCGCACATGACAACCGTTTGATCGTCGTCACATCGGCGTATCACATGCGGCGCTCAATGCGCGCCTTCGAAGCGTTCGGCTATACGCCCGCGCCCTACGTGTCCGATGTGCGAAGCTACCGTGCCACGTTCTTTCCGCGCATTCGGGGCTTCACGAACAGCGAACTCGCCATGCACGAACTGGTGGGACTGGCGCGCTTCGATGTCTACCGCTGGCTGCATCTTTATTGA
- a CDS encoding gamma-glutamylcyclotransferase has product MQYVFVYGTLRAGEVNDINRAAERHDIATPEWLGAAHVHGRLFDFGTYPGLVIDESGAPIRGDVYRIDDALVPVLDEIEEVYPGVEGLFRSHRLHVEVDVEGRKDRIDCLIYPVAAAAATGRPRIESGDWVAHRASRA; this is encoded by the coding sequence ATGCAATACGTTTTTGTCTACGGCACGCTGCGCGCGGGCGAAGTCAACGATATCAACCGCGCCGCCGAGCGGCACGACATCGCGACACCCGAATGGCTCGGCGCCGCGCACGTTCACGGGCGGCTTTTCGACTTCGGAACGTATCCAGGGCTGGTGATCGACGAGTCAGGCGCGCCGATTCGCGGCGATGTCTACCGGATCGACGACGCGCTCGTGCCGGTGCTCGACGAGATCGAGGAGGTGTATCCGGGGGTGGAAGGCCTGTTCCGTTCGCATCGCCTGCATGTGGAAGTCGATGTCGAGGGCAGAAAGGATCGGATCGATTGCCTGATCTATCCGGTTGCGGCGGCTGCCGCGACGGGTCGGCCGCGTATCGAGAGCGGCGACTGGGTGGCGCATCGGGCTTCGCGCGCGTGA
- a CDS encoding pyridoxal phosphate-dependent aminotransferase produces the protein MSESEGAVVSELSQLAGAHGSGAPNARDAVRALRPSQIREVANAGFGVADVLPFWFGESDRVTPEFIRDAASRALADGATFYTHNLGIAPLRESLSRYVSALHGPTTPAHIAVTSAGVNALMLAAQLVVGAGDRVVAVTPLWPNLVEIPKILGASVDTVALDYGARGWTLDLERLLAALTPGTRMLMINSPNNPTGWTMTREQQRTVLEHCRRLGIWIVADEVYERLYYGNDAPGQAAPSFLDLAARDERVIAVNSFSKAWLMTGWRLGWLVAPMQLMDDLGKLVEYNTSCAPSFVQQAGVVAVDEGERFTQTLVADLRASRDHLVTALQAVEGVDVRAPDGAMYLFFSLPGAHSSLALCKSLVREAGLGLAPGSAFGPEGEGFVRWCYACDPSRLDAGVERLQRFLAARGVDRGV, from the coding sequence ATGAGCGAATCGGAAGGAGCGGTGGTCAGCGAATTGAGCCAACTGGCGGGCGCGCACGGATCCGGTGCGCCCAATGCGCGGGACGCCGTGCGGGCGCTGAGGCCGTCGCAGATCCGCGAGGTCGCGAACGCCGGTTTCGGCGTCGCGGATGTACTGCCGTTCTGGTTCGGCGAATCGGATCGCGTGACGCCCGAGTTCATCCGCGACGCCGCGAGCCGCGCACTCGCCGACGGCGCCACGTTCTACACGCACAACCTCGGCATCGCGCCGCTGCGCGAATCGCTCAGCCGTTACGTGAGTGCGCTGCACGGTCCGACGACGCCGGCGCACATCGCCGTGACGAGCGCCGGCGTGAATGCGTTGATGCTGGCGGCGCAACTGGTGGTCGGCGCGGGTGATCGCGTCGTCGCCGTGACGCCGCTGTGGCCGAACCTCGTCGAGATTCCGAAGATCCTCGGTGCAAGCGTGGACACCGTTGCGCTGGACTACGGCGCGCGGGGCTGGACGCTCGATCTCGAGCGCCTGCTCGCGGCGCTCACGCCGGGCACGCGGATGCTGATGATCAACTCGCCGAACAATCCGACCGGCTGGACGATGACCCGCGAGCAGCAACGCACCGTGCTGGAGCATTGCCGGCGTCTTGGCATCTGGATCGTCGCGGACGAAGTCTACGAGCGTCTGTATTACGGGAATGACGCGCCCGGCCAGGCGGCGCCGTCGTTCCTCGATCTCGCCGCGCGCGATGAACGCGTGATCGCGGTGAACTCGTTCTCGAAGGCGTGGCTCATGACGGGCTGGCGGCTCGGCTGGCTCGTCGCGCCCATGCAGTTAATGGACGATCTCGGCAAACTGGTGGAATACAACACGTCGTGCGCGCCGTCGTTCGTGCAGCAGGCCGGTGTCGTCGCGGTGGACGAGGGCGAGCGCTTCACGCAGACGCTCGTCGCCGATCTGCGCGCGAGCCGCGATCATCTGGTCACGGCCTTGCAGGCGGTCGAAGGCGTCGACGTGCGCGCGCCCGATGGCGCGATGTATCTGTTCTTCTCGCTGCCGGGTGCGCATAGCAGTCTTGCGCTGTGTAAGTCGCTCGTGCGCGAGGCCGGTCTCGGGCTTGCGCCGGGTAGCGCGTTCGGTCCGGAAGGAGAAGGATTCGTGCGCTGGTGCTATGCGTGCGATCCTTCACGGCTCGACGCGGGCGTCGAGCGGTTGCAGCGTTTCCTGGCGGCGCGCGGCGTCGATCGAGGTGTGTGA
- the nusA gene encoding transcription termination factor NusA has translation MSREVLMLADALAREKNVNKDVVYAALEAALASATKKLFEEDVDIRVAIDRESGEHETFRRWRVVPDEAGLQEPDQEILLFEAKEQKPDAEVDDFIEEPIPSIEFGRIGAQAAKQVILQKVRDAEREQILNDFLERGEKIMTGSVKRLDKGNFIVESGRVEALLRRDQLIPKENLRVGDRVRAYIAKVDRTARGPQIELSRTAPEFLMKLFELEVPEIEQGLLEIKAAARDPGVRAKIGVIAYDKRIDPIGTCVGIRGSRVQAVRNELGGENVDIVLWSEDPAQFVIGALAPAAVQSIVVDEEKHSMDVVVDENELAVAIGRAGQNVRLASELTGWQINIMTPDESALKQNEERGKLRDLFMARLDVDEEVADILIDEGFTSLEEIAYVPLNEMLEIEAFDEDTVHELRNRSRDALLTMAIANEEKVEGVALDLKSLDGMDNELLAKLAEHQIQTRDDLAELAVDEVVEMTGMEEDAAKALIMKAREHWFQ, from the coding sequence ATGAGTCGCGAAGTATTGATGCTGGCGGATGCGCTGGCACGCGAAAAGAACGTCAACAAGGACGTCGTGTACGCAGCGCTGGAAGCTGCGCTTGCTTCCGCAACGAAGAAGCTCTTCGAGGAGGACGTGGATATCCGCGTCGCCATCGACCGTGAGAGCGGCGAGCATGAAACCTTCCGCCGCTGGCGTGTCGTGCCGGACGAGGCCGGCCTGCAAGAGCCGGATCAGGAAATCCTGTTGTTCGAAGCGAAGGAACAGAAGCCCGACGCCGAGGTGGACGACTTCATCGAGGAGCCGATTCCGTCGATCGAATTCGGCCGTATCGGCGCGCAGGCCGCCAAGCAGGTGATCCTGCAGAAGGTGCGCGACGCCGAGCGCGAGCAGATCCTGAACGACTTCCTCGAGCGCGGCGAAAAGATCATGACCGGCTCGGTGAAGCGCCTGGACAAGGGCAACTTCATCGTCGAATCGGGCCGCGTCGAGGCGCTGCTGCGCCGCGACCAGCTGATCCCGAAGGAAAACCTGCGCGTGGGCGACCGCGTGCGGGCGTATATCGCGAAGGTCGACCGCACCGCGCGCGGCCCGCAGATCGAACTCTCGCGCACCGCGCCCGAGTTCCTGATGAAGCTGTTCGAACTGGAAGTGCCGGAAATCGAGCAAGGTCTGCTGGAAATCAAGGCAGCCGCGCGCGATCCCGGCGTGCGTGCGAAAATCGGTGTGATCGCCTACGACAAGCGCATCGACCCGATCGGCACGTGCGTCGGCATCCGCGGCTCGCGCGTGCAGGCCGTGCGCAACGAGCTCGGTGGCGAGAACGTCGACATCGTGCTATGGTCGGAAGATCCCGCGCAGTTCGTGATCGGCGCCCTTGCGCCGGCAGCCGTCCAGTCGATCGTCGTCGATGAAGAAAAGCATTCGATGGACGTCGTCGTGGACGAGAACGAGCTCGCCGTCGCCATCGGCCGTGCCGGCCAGAACGTGAGGCTCGCCTCCGAACTCACCGGCTGGCAAATCAATATCATGACGCCGGACGAGTCGGCGTTGAAGCAGAACGAAGAGCGTGGCAAGTTGCGCGACCTGTTCATGGCGCGTCTGGATGTGGACGAGGAAGTCGCCGACATCCTGATCGACGAGGGCTTCACGAGCCTCGAAGAAATCGCCTACGTGCCGCTCAACGAAATGCTCGAAATCGAAGCCTTCGATGAAGACACCGTGCACGAGCTGCGTAACCGCTCGCGCGACGCGCTGCTCACGATGGCGATCGCCAACGAAGAGAAAGTGGAAGGCGTCGCGCTCGATCTGAAGAGCCTCGACGGCATGGACAACGAGCTGCTGGCCAAGCTCGCCGAGCACCAGATTCAGACCCGCGACGACCTCGCGGAGCTGGCAGTCGATGAAGTGGTCGAAATGACCGGAATGGAAGAGGATGCCGCTAAGGCGTTGATCATGAAAGCACGTGAACACTGGTTCCAGTGA